In Zea mays cultivar B73 chromosome 7, Zm-B73-REFERENCE-NAM-5.0, whole genome shotgun sequence, the following proteins share a genomic window:
- the LOC103632092 gene encoding DNA damage-binding protein 2-like, with the protein MDPDIITISPVNKLHPQDDILATGSSRSIFIWKPKTEDELTEERAKQKAKEYVYGSSSRKKPNGKHDNSSDDDSGGDSGGKNKKAKKTRFTHAVKGKGKSKV; encoded by the exons ATGGACCCTGACATAATAACAATCAGCCCAGTGAACAAGCTACATCCGCAAGATGACATCCTAGCTACAGGAAGCTCAAG GTCTATTTTCATATGGAAGCCAAAAACTGAAGATGAACTTACTGAAGAAAGAGCCAAACAGAAGGCCAAGGAATACGTATATGGATCAAGTTCCCGGAAGAAACCAAATGGCAAGCATGACAATAGTAGTGATGACGACTCAGGTGGTGATTCTGGCGGAAAGAACAAGAAAGCAAAGAAGACTCGCTTCACTCATGCAGTAAAGGGAAAGGGCAAATCCAAAGTCTGA